From Streptomyces sp. Edi4, one genomic window encodes:
- a CDS encoding SpoIIE family protein phosphatase has protein sequence MCRTGQLPDPDPQGAGQGQTSNAAFAALLEDSAEDLYESAPCGYLSTLMDGTIAKINTTLLSWLGLAREAVVGRMRFTDLLTVGGKLYHETHFAPLLRMQGEISGIALEIKPVQGERIPVLVSATVKYGSMGEPLLIRTTLFDARDRRAYEKELLRARKAADEMRKQAEAHRDRLQDALAVLQQSLLPSALPSVPLMETAAYYHTASPDRLGGDFYDVFPIEGDRFGFFLGDVCGKGPQAAAVTSLTRYTLRAAALHDPDPVAALTTLNKVLHERYSGGDPRYCTAIFGTLEPDPSTGNVTVHLASGGHPPALILRADGSTAFLPTPGGLLVGILPKAPFTAATTTLAPGDTLLLYTDGLTEARTGNDRKGLYGDEALLSFAAQHAGKSPSAVIQALTGLLDSFGDGLDDDTALLALGAHAEATRTDHTP, from the coding sequence ATGTGCCGCACCGGGCAGCTCCCCGACCCCGACCCGCAAGGGGCCGGCCAGGGGCAGACCTCGAACGCCGCGTTCGCCGCGCTGCTCGAAGACAGCGCCGAGGACCTGTACGAGAGCGCCCCGTGCGGGTATTTGTCGACCTTGATGGACGGCACCATCGCGAAGATCAACACGACGCTCCTGAGCTGGCTCGGCCTGGCGCGGGAGGCGGTGGTGGGCCGGATGCGGTTCACGGACCTGCTGACCGTGGGCGGCAAGCTGTACCACGAGACGCACTTCGCGCCGCTGCTGCGGATGCAGGGGGAGATCAGCGGCATCGCCCTGGAGATCAAGCCGGTACAGGGCGAGCGGATCCCCGTCCTGGTCTCCGCCACGGTCAAGTACGGCAGCATGGGCGAGCCCCTGCTGATCCGCACCACCCTCTTCGACGCCCGGGACCGCCGCGCCTACGAGAAGGAGCTGCTGCGGGCCCGCAAGGCGGCCGACGAGATGCGCAAGCAGGCGGAGGCCCACCGGGACAGGCTTCAGGACGCCCTCGCCGTACTCCAGCAGTCCCTGCTGCCCTCCGCCCTGCCGAGCGTGCCCTTGATGGAGACTGCCGCGTACTACCACACGGCCTCCCCCGACCGGCTCGGCGGCGACTTCTACGACGTGTTCCCCATCGAGGGCGACCGTTTCGGGTTCTTCCTCGGTGATGTGTGCGGCAAGGGGCCGCAGGCCGCCGCGGTCACCTCGCTGACCCGGTACACCCTGCGGGCGGCGGCCCTGCACGACCCCGACCCCGTGGCCGCCCTGACCACCCTCAACAAGGTGCTGCACGAGCGCTATTCGGGCGGCGACCCCCGGTACTGCACCGCCATCTTCGGCACCCTGGAACCGGACCCGTCGACCGGGAACGTCACCGTCCATCTCGCCTCCGGCGGTCATCCGCCCGCCCTGATCCTGCGCGCAGACGGCAGCACCGCCTTCCTGCCCACGCCCGGCGGCCTCCTCGTCGGCATCCTGCCCAAGGCCCCGTTCACCGCCGCCACCACCACGCTCGCCCCCGGCGACACCCTGCTGCTCTACACCGACGGCCTCACCGAAGCCCGCACCGGCAACGACCGCAAGGGTCTGTACGGGGACGAGGCCCTGCTCTCCTTCGCCGCCCAGCACGCCGGAAAATCCCCGTCCGCCGTCATCCAGGCCCTGACCGGGCTCCTGGACTCCTTCGGTGACGGCCTCGACGACGACACCGCC
- a CDS encoding alpha/beta hydrolase, with product MDIARRNNVTVTGNPQGRTVVLAHGFGCDQNMWRLTVPALAEEYRVVLFDYVGSGAADPSAFSEDRYGSLAGYAQDVVEVCEALDVRDAVFVGHSVSAMVGVLAAGMAPERVGALVMVAPSPRYVDDEGYRGGFSAEDIDELLESLEANYLGWSAAMAPLIMGNAERPELGQELTNSFCATDPDMARVFARTTFLSDSRDDLKGVRVPTLVLECTQDVIAPREVGAFVHETITGSKLVTLDATGHCPHLSAPEATNQAILSFLANLK from the coding sequence ATGGATATCGCTCGCAGGAACAACGTCACGGTCACCGGTAACCCTCAGGGACGCACGGTGGTGCTGGCGCACGGGTTCGGGTGTGACCAGAACATGTGGCGGCTCACGGTGCCGGCGCTGGCCGAGGAGTACCGCGTAGTGCTGTTCGACTATGTGGGCTCGGGCGCGGCCGACCCCTCGGCGTTCTCCGAGGACCGCTACGGGTCCCTGGCGGGTTACGCCCAGGACGTCGTGGAGGTGTGCGAGGCGCTCGACGTGCGCGACGCGGTGTTCGTGGGCCATTCGGTGAGCGCGATGGTCGGCGTGCTCGCCGCCGGGATGGCACCCGAGCGCGTCGGGGCCCTTGTGATGGTCGCCCCGTCTCCCCGATACGTCGACGACGAGGGATACCGGGGCGGATTCAGCGCCGAGGACATTGATGAGCTCCTGGAGTCGCTTGAGGCGAACTACCTGGGCTGGTCGGCCGCGATGGCTCCGCTGATCATGGGGAACGCGGAGCGGCCCGAGCTCGGCCAGGAGCTGACCAACAGTTTCTGCGCCACCGATCCGGACATGGCACGGGTATTCGCCCGGACCACGTTCCTTTCGGACTCCCGGGACGACCTGAAGGGCGTGCGGGTGCCGACGCTGGTCCTTGAGTGCACCCAGGACGTCATCGCACCCCGCGAGGTCGGCGCCTTCGTCCACGAGACGATCACCGGATCGAAGCTGGTCACTCTGGACGCGACCGGGCACTGCCCCCACCTGTCCGCCCCCGAAGCCACGAACCAGGCGATCCTCTCCTTCCTGGCGAACCTGAAGTGA
- a CDS encoding DUF6003 family protein yields MADDAYLFLLPDLRPRLGAALAAVGPLECVETPAVHGWLQAHDVSASSEQVRILPADAEAFIPEDAERLPVPLSEEESLRVQRECAPQSVTDAERELLEFRETTQDWEALVHRALTAGVSAPRIAQLTGLDPQDIGRLTV; encoded by the coding sequence ATGGCCGATGACGCTTACCTCTTCCTGCTCCCCGACCTGCGCCCCCGGCTCGGCGCGGCGCTCGCCGCCGTGGGCCCGCTCGAGTGCGTGGAGACACCGGCCGTCCACGGCTGGCTCCAGGCGCACGACGTCTCCGCGTCCTCGGAGCAGGTACGGATTCTTCCCGCCGACGCGGAGGCCTTCATCCCCGAGGACGCCGAGCGCCTGCCCGTGCCGCTGAGCGAGGAGGAGTCGCTGCGGGTCCAGCGGGAGTGCGCGCCCCAGTCCGTCACGGACGCGGAGAGGGAGTTGCTGGAGTTCCGCGAGACGACCCAGGACTGGGAAGCCCTGGTGCACCGGGCGCTGACCGCGGGTGTGTCGGCGCCCCGCATCGCGCAGCTGACGGGTCTCGACCCCCAGGACATCGGTCGCCTGACCGTGTGA
- a CDS encoding TetR/AcrR family transcriptional regulator → MTAKRGRPRSFDREAALVQATMLFWRHGFEGTSITDLTAAMGVSPPSLYAAFGDKRALFAEVVERYGETFGAFMGTALAEEKDTRAAFARMLREAAVHYTDPAHPAGCLIISAATNCTRQTADIEGGLRERRAANVRVFEDRLTEARSLGQLPEDADPRALAVYFGAVVQGLSQQARDGATESELTRAAELAMAAWPEA, encoded by the coding sequence GTGACGGCGAAGCGGGGCAGGCCGAGGAGTTTCGACCGCGAGGCCGCGCTGGTCCAGGCCACCATGCTGTTCTGGCGGCACGGCTTCGAAGGCACGTCCATCACCGACCTCACCGCGGCGATGGGTGTCTCGCCGCCCAGTCTGTACGCCGCCTTCGGCGACAAGCGCGCGCTCTTCGCGGAAGTCGTCGAGCGGTACGGGGAGACCTTCGGCGCGTTCATGGGTACGGCGCTGGCGGAGGAGAAGGACACGCGCGCGGCGTTCGCCCGGATGTTGCGCGAGGCGGCCGTCCACTACACCGATCCCGCGCATCCGGCCGGGTGCCTGATCATCTCGGCGGCGACGAACTGCACGCGGCAGACGGCGGACATCGAGGGGGGTCTGCGGGAGCGGCGGGCGGCGAATGTGCGGGTCTTCGAGGACCGGCTGACCGAGGCCCGTTCCTTGGGCCAGCTCCCAGAGGACGCCGATCCGCGCGCCTTGGCGGTCTACTTCGGGGCCGTAGTACAGGGGTTGTCGCAGCAGGCGCGGGACGGGGCGACGGAATCGGAACTGACCCGAGCGGCCGAGCTGGCGATGGCGGCGTGGCCGGAGGCGTAG
- a CDS encoding pyruvate, phosphate dikinase translates to MTWIHPLSAEVEETADVLGGKAHGLVVLHRLGLPVPPGFVITTRACRDYLRTGQPPAGLDAELAAAVAGLEAATHRKLGGPGRPLAVSVRSGGSVSMPGMMSTVLNLGLTTGATAALAEETGDLRFALDSRLRFLTSFASEVVGVGPERLAGVEGTLSGQDAGTDRLAEAVRSVERLIAERHGDGVPEDATRQLELAIEAVFSSWNTPRAKTYRELHGIPHDLGTAVTVQAMVFGNRDGRSGTGVAFSRDPNTGEQVPFGEALFGCQGEDVVSGTSLTEPLSALAAREPEVWDRLLSALARLEEHYRDACYVEFTFEAGELWILQVRPGKFVGRAAVRVAVDLADAGTIGREEALLRVSPRHLTHVRTPRITGIEPGELFTRGLGASPGVAVGRVATTADSAARLASQGPVILLRPETSPLDMHGLAAAAGVVTARGGPTSHAAVVARSMGKPAVVGAASLTVDAAGGCVRAGGRTLAEGTLVAVDGTGGEVVLGRPRVATTGADAHLRRLLRWADDVTGESGRTQDESARLAAAQTRLRSRTANTG, encoded by the coding sequence ATGACCTGGATCCACCCGCTTTCGGCCGAGGTCGAGGAGACGGCGGACGTGCTCGGCGGGAAGGCGCACGGGCTGGTCGTGCTCCACCGCCTCGGGCTTCCGGTGCCACCCGGCTTCGTCATCACCACGCGGGCGTGCCGCGACTATCTCCGTACCGGGCAGCCGCCCGCCGGACTCGACGCCGAACTCGCGGCCGCCGTGGCCGGTCTCGAAGCGGCCACGCACCGCAAACTCGGCGGCCCCGGGCGGCCGCTCGCGGTGTCGGTCCGCTCCGGCGGCAGTGTGTCCATGCCCGGCATGATGAGCACCGTGCTCAACCTCGGACTCACCACCGGAGCGACCGCCGCGCTGGCCGAGGAGACGGGCGACCTGCGTTTCGCGCTCGACTCACGGCTGCGGTTCCTGACCAGTTTCGCCTCCGAGGTCGTCGGTGTGGGCCCGGAGCGCCTTGCGGGCGTCGAGGGCACGCTCAGCGGCCAGGACGCGGGCACGGACCGTCTCGCCGAGGCGGTACGGAGTGTGGAACGGCTCATCGCGGAACGCCACGGCGACGGTGTGCCCGAGGACGCCACCCGCCAGCTGGAGCTCGCCATCGAGGCGGTGTTCTCCTCGTGGAACACCCCGCGCGCCAAGACCTACCGCGAACTGCACGGCATCCCGCACGACCTCGGCACCGCCGTGACCGTCCAGGCGATGGTGTTCGGTAACCGCGACGGACGCAGTGGTACGGGTGTCGCGTTCAGCCGCGATCCCAACACCGGTGAGCAAGTCCCGTTCGGGGAAGCCTTGTTCGGGTGCCAGGGCGAGGACGTGGTCTCGGGCACCTCACTGACCGAGCCCCTGAGCGCCCTGGCCGCCAGGGAACCCGAGGTGTGGGACCGTCTGCTCTCCGCGCTCGCCCGGCTCGAGGAGCACTACCGCGACGCGTGCTACGTCGAGTTCACCTTCGAGGCGGGCGAGCTGTGGATCCTCCAGGTGCGGCCCGGCAAGTTCGTCGGCCGGGCCGCGGTCCGGGTCGCGGTCGACCTTGCCGATGCGGGGACGATCGGGCGCGAGGAGGCGCTGCTGCGTGTCTCGCCCCGGCACCTCACGCACGTGCGGACGCCCCGGATCACGGGGATCGAGCCCGGGGAGCTGTTCACCCGGGGGCTCGGCGCGTCTCCCGGGGTCGCCGTCGGCCGGGTGGCGACCACCGCCGACAGCGCGGCGCGGCTGGCCTCGCAGGGACCCGTCATCCTGCTCAGGCCCGAGACGTCCCCGCTCGACATGCACGGGCTCGCCGCCGCGGCCGGGGTGGTCACCGCACGCGGCGGCCCCACGAGCCACGCGGCCGTGGTGGCGCGCTCGATGGGCAAACCCGCCGTCGTCGGCGCCGCGAGCCTCACCGTCGACGCGGCCGGCGGGTGCGTCCGGGCGGGCGGGCGCACGTTGGCCGAAGGCACCCTGGTCGCCGTCGACGGCACGGGCGGGGAGGTCGTCCTGGGCCGGCCCCGGGTCGCCACGACCGGGGCGGACGCGCATCTGCGTCGGCTGCTGCGCTGGGCCGACGACGTCACGGGTGAGTCCGGGCGCACCCAGGACGAGTCGGCCCGCCTGGCGGCCGCCCAGACGCGGTTGCGGTCCAGGACCGCAAACACCGGTTGA
- a CDS encoding transcriptional regulator: protein MTQPVSSHATSTDLLVLHTLRCIGFSGLSAVAKASGLSESDVESELIDLAVARLVTHTAGAFGGWGLSDEGRAADAERIAQELDEAGVRSALTSAFDRFLVLNPELLDLCTAWQTRTIDGTMTMNDHSDSAYDARVLDRFTEFHQRAEPLCAELSSALLRFQRYPVRLADALTRARAGSLEYVTDSTSSYHTVWFQLHEDLLATLGRTRH, encoded by the coding sequence ATGACCCAGCCTGTTTCGTCCCACGCGACCAGCACCGACCTGCTGGTGCTGCACACGCTCCGCTGTATCGGCTTCTCCGGCCTGTCCGCGGTGGCCAAGGCGTCGGGGCTCTCCGAGTCCGATGTCGAATCGGAACTGATCGACCTCGCGGTGGCCAGGCTCGTCACCCACACCGCGGGCGCCTTCGGCGGCTGGGGCCTGTCGGACGAGGGCCGCGCCGCCGACGCCGAGCGGATCGCCCAAGAGCTCGACGAAGCGGGCGTCCGATCCGCGTTGACCTCGGCGTTCGACCGCTTCCTCGTGCTCAACCCCGAGCTGCTCGACCTGTGCACGGCCTGGCAGACCCGCACCATCGACGGCACCATGACCATGAACGACCACAGCGACTCCGCCTACGACGCCCGGGTGCTCGACCGGTTCACGGAGTTCCACCAGCGTGCCGAGCCCCTGTGCGCCGAACTCTCCTCGGCGCTGCTCCGCTTCCAGCGCTATCCCGTGCGGCTCGCCGACGCCCTGACCCGGGCGCGGGCCGGCTCCCTTGAGTACGTCACCGACAGCACCTCCTCGTACCACACCGTCTGGTTCCAGCTGCACGAGGACCTGCTGGCCACGCTCGGGCGCACGCGCCACTGA
- a CDS encoding TetR/AcrR family transcriptional regulator, which translates to MARLTRAQQQERTRAAVLAAARTEFTERGYAAAKVDDIAERAELTRGAVYSNFPSKRALYLAVLVDMVERGAYGPPTAISSSPVKSAAAHAAGGARRRKNAGGKPGAAETTPSISDALGTFARVRLEGMPLADGSPSFAQGQLRETAGVLDDEPFRDAFGQMTHLEALLLALALEAHAPGGAPTSRQVRRAQLVLRLLDGPGTSADAALGDPFDVVQACAHLGALPLGDTWDPPHLPYVPSAQMCQDPWAPPQEARDLITHLPVGFAEDGVVALLGTNRLKAAEEAVRAARAGDRVTVVVATADPAETGRLVRLRAGDVARCLRRVFAPGALPRLRLVLDEHGLLASALGVPDADDTTEYAVRVRQGAIVARAQGPGAAHAAASSDLTTSDVSHTTPDGAAP; encoded by the coding sequence ATGGCACGGCTGACCCGGGCCCAGCAGCAGGAGCGCACGCGCGCGGCCGTACTGGCCGCCGCGCGGACGGAGTTCACCGAGCGGGGCTACGCGGCGGCGAAGGTGGACGACATCGCCGAGCGAGCCGAACTGACGCGTGGCGCCGTGTACTCGAACTTCCCGAGCAAGCGCGCGCTCTACCTCGCGGTCCTGGTCGACATGGTCGAGCGGGGTGCGTACGGCCCTCCAACTGCCATCTCCAGCAGCCCAGTTAAGTCCGCCGCAGCGCACGCGGCCGGTGGTGCGCGCCGCCGGAAGAACGCGGGCGGGAAGCCCGGCGCCGCTGAAACAACCCCATCCATCTCCGACGCGCTGGGCACCTTCGCCCGGGTCCGCCTCGAAGGCATGCCCCTGGCCGACGGCAGCCCCTCATTCGCCCAGGGACAACTGCGCGAGACCGCCGGCGTCCTCGACGACGAGCCGTTTCGTGACGCGTTCGGACAGATGACGCACCTGGAGGCGCTGCTCCTGGCGCTCGCCCTTGAGGCGCACGCGCCCGGCGGCGCCCCGACCTCGCGTCAAGTCCGGCGCGCCCAGCTGGTCTTGCGCCTGCTCGACGGTCCCGGCACATCGGCCGACGCGGCTCTCGGCGACCCGTTCGACGTCGTGCAGGCCTGCGCGCATCTGGGCGCCCTCCCCCTCGGCGACACCTGGGACCCGCCGCACCTCCCCTACGTACCGTCCGCCCAGATGTGCCAGGACCCCTGGGCCCCACCGCAGGAAGCGCGGGACCTCATCACGCACCTGCCCGTCGGCTTCGCCGAGGACGGCGTTGTCGCCCTGCTGGGCACCAACCGACTGAAGGCCGCGGAGGAGGCCGTCCGCGCCGCCCGGGCCGGCGACCGCGTGACCGTGGTCGTCGCGACGGCGGACCCGGCCGAGACGGGCCGGCTCGTACGGCTCCGGGCCGGTGACGTAGCCCGCTGTCTGCGGCGCGTGTTCGCACCCGGCGCCCTGCCGCGTCTGCGCCTCGTCCTGGACGAGCACGGCCTGCTCGCCTCGGCCCTCGGCGTCCCGGACGCCGACGACACCACCGAGTACGCGGTACGCGTGCGGCAGGGCGCGATCGTCGCCCGGGCCCAGGGGCCCGGCGCCGCCCACGCGGCGGCGAGTTCCGACCTAACGACCTCAGATGTCTCCCACACCACACCCGATGGGGCCGCGCCATGA